The following proteins are co-located in the Streptomyces sp. NBC_01198 genome:
- a CDS encoding VMAP-C domain-containing protein, translating to MTPRSDEPEPIDPAETLVPLVRDATVSIHGATPGHPLYGSGFFVAPSWVLTCAHVACRGSVDAEEAAGVERPAAREVTVGWGGRMLGGVVEWAEPGGHDAGSWPAPDLALIRLLDPLDHPCVWLTERTAKAYTTNQVAFFGYTPGSEGPEPYNGRCTISGQAGTSGVLKLGNEDEMPHGVSGGPVVDLVRGEVIGVLKARRQGMDGGLAVGIQQLRRLPRGDSPDPSCDLYHRVMAAHDLHHADQYAFVRNDGGTWTDAHSEIGACTGRALTPGQRTRLLGLLAQLPPPADARSLQDVVAAVRGGPAQGLPVAPRAWRDGLGLLYDLRRGTTELEAVLRYAVHAATADRAGPTDEPAERALWGWAQQTAGAADTLSRLFRRTLVDERKSRLRARAAPGAGPVPAGRHGPEALLEIFPRGWEPGHYDWRVSSVPESGEVECVEEEFGGTELDALALRLREPLREAFRRCDGSGTLAVIQLAVPGALVGRFSDVRLFGVEPDRPVVIRRTDMPAEDRPEADERAARWRTLHEQPPRPDILDCDEGVPSALPEEGELRARPRDTLPVFCRSAATAPEALHHVVRSGYSVALWRRQPVAQESVCADFHRGMTRVVRTARTSSRLPRLLAELRGEVDDGVPEKFWSAGLMLFYHDPTRPLPGTDEPLETP from the coding sequence GTGACGCCGCGGAGCGATGAGCCCGAACCCATCGACCCGGCAGAGACCCTCGTCCCGCTGGTCCGCGACGCGACCGTCAGCATCCACGGCGCGACGCCCGGCCACCCGCTGTACGGCAGCGGCTTCTTCGTCGCGCCGAGCTGGGTGCTGACCTGTGCCCACGTGGCGTGCCGGGGATCGGTGGACGCGGAGGAGGCGGCGGGTGTGGAGCGGCCGGCGGCGCGCGAGGTCACGGTCGGCTGGGGCGGCCGCATGCTCGGCGGCGTCGTGGAGTGGGCGGAGCCCGGCGGCCACGACGCCGGCAGCTGGCCCGCCCCCGACCTGGCGCTGATCCGGCTGCTCGACCCGCTCGACCACCCCTGCGTCTGGCTCACCGAGCGCACCGCCAAGGCCTACACGACCAACCAGGTCGCCTTCTTCGGGTACACACCGGGCAGCGAAGGCCCCGAGCCGTACAACGGCAGGTGCACCATCAGCGGCCAGGCCGGCACCTCGGGCGTGCTCAAGCTCGGCAACGAGGACGAGATGCCGCACGGCGTGTCCGGCGGACCGGTGGTGGACCTGGTGCGCGGCGAGGTGATCGGCGTGCTGAAGGCCCGCAGGCAGGGGATGGACGGCGGCCTCGCGGTGGGCATACAGCAGTTACGCCGGCTGCCGCGGGGCGACTCCCCCGACCCGTCCTGCGACCTCTACCACCGGGTGATGGCGGCGCACGACCTCCACCATGCCGACCAGTACGCCTTCGTCCGCAACGACGGCGGCACCTGGACCGACGCGCACAGCGAGATCGGCGCCTGCACCGGCCGCGCCCTCACCCCCGGCCAGCGCACCCGGCTGCTCGGGCTGCTGGCCCAGCTGCCGCCGCCGGCCGACGCCCGCAGCCTGCAGGACGTCGTCGCCGCGGTGCGCGGCGGCCCCGCACAGGGCCTGCCGGTCGCCCCGCGCGCCTGGCGCGACGGCCTCGGGCTGCTCTACGACCTGCGGCGCGGCACCACCGAGCTGGAGGCGGTGCTGCGCTACGCCGTGCACGCCGCCACCGCCGACCGGGCCGGCCCCACCGACGAGCCCGCCGAACGCGCGCTGTGGGGCTGGGCCCAGCAGACCGCGGGCGCCGCCGACACGCTCAGCAGGCTCTTCCGCCGCACGCTGGTCGACGAGCGCAAGAGCCGGCTGCGGGCCAGGGCCGCGCCCGGCGCCGGCCCGGTGCCTGCCGGGCGGCACGGCCCGGAGGCGCTGCTGGAGATCTTCCCGCGCGGCTGGGAGCCGGGACACTACGACTGGCGGGTCAGCTCGGTGCCGGAGAGCGGCGAAGTGGAGTGCGTCGAGGAGGAGTTCGGCGGCACCGAACTGGACGCCCTGGCGCTCAGGCTGCGCGAACCGCTGCGCGAGGCGTTCCGCCGCTGCGACGGCTCCGGCACTCTCGCGGTCATCCAGCTCGCCGTGCCCGGCGCGCTGGTGGGCCGCTTCTCCGACGTCCGGCTGTTCGGCGTCGAGCCGGACCGGCCGGTGGTGATCCGCCGCACCGACATGCCGGCCGAGGACCGGCCGGAGGCCGACGAGCGCGCCGCCCGCTGGCGCACCCTGCACGAGCAGCCGCCCCGCCCGGACATCCTGGACTGCGACGAGGGCGTCCCCAGCGCGCTGCCCGAGGAGGGCGAGCTGCGGGCCCGCCCCCGCGACACCCTGCCGGTGTTCTGCCGCAGCGCCGCCACCGCGCCGGAGGCGCTGCACCACGTCGTGCGCAGCGGTTACAGCGTCGCGCTGTGGCGGCGGCAGCCGGTGGCCCAGGAGTCGGTGTGCGCGGACTTCCACCGCGGTATGACCCGGGTGGTGCGGACAGCCAGGACCTCAAGCCGGCTGCCCCGGCTGCTGGCGGAGCTGCGGGGCGAGGTGGACGACGGGGTGCCGGAGAAGTTCTGGTCCGCCGGGTTGATGCTCTTCTACCACGATCCGACCCGGCCGCTGCCCGGGACCGACGAGCCGCTGGAGACACCGTGA
- a CDS encoding FxsB family cyclophane-forming radical SAM/SPASM peptide maturase yields MAQQRRRTVPRTESDSVIAAPIRQFILKTHSRCNLACTYCYLYAGQDEGWRDRPRAVSPEIAAHTAHRIAEHVSAHRLPEIAVVLHGGEPLLAGADRLAADVERLRRTVPATVHASVQTNGTLLTADGIERLRDARIRVGVSLDGGRAGHNAARVDHAGRPGWPAAAAGLRLLAATAPEAYAGVLCVVDLRQDPVDVYDSLLAFAPPAIDLLLPHGNWTVPPPGLPAPPGDPAPYGRWLTAVFDRWWAADRRETRVRLFEECVALLLGVPAATERLGLQPFTAVVVETDGSIEQVDSLKSAYEGAAATGLDVFRHSFDQVLAHPGVAARQAGLAALGAECRACPLVTVCGGGHYAHRYLAGSGFRNRSVYCADLAHLIRHIGARLAAAAGAGVPAAAETVR; encoded by the coding sequence ATGGCGCAGCAGCGCCGGCGTACCGTGCCGCGGACCGAGAGCGACAGCGTCATCGCGGCCCCGATACGCCAGTTCATACTCAAGACCCACAGCCGGTGCAACCTCGCCTGCACGTACTGCTACCTCTACGCCGGCCAGGACGAGGGCTGGCGCGACCGCCCCAGGGCGGTGAGCCCCGAGATCGCCGCGCACACCGCGCACCGCATCGCCGAGCACGTCAGCGCGCACCGGCTGCCCGAGATCGCCGTCGTGCTGCACGGCGGCGAACCGCTGCTGGCCGGCGCCGACCGGCTCGCCGCCGACGTCGAGCGGCTGCGGCGGACGGTGCCGGCCACCGTGCACGCCAGCGTGCAGACGAACGGCACCCTGCTCACCGCGGACGGCATCGAGCGGCTGCGCGACGCGCGTATCCGCGTCGGCGTCAGCCTCGACGGCGGCCGGGCCGGCCACAACGCGGCCCGGGTGGACCACGCGGGCCGCCCCGGGTGGCCCGCCGCCGCAGCCGGGCTGCGCCTGCTCGCGGCGACCGCGCCCGAGGCGTACGCCGGCGTGCTCTGCGTAGTGGACCTGCGGCAGGACCCGGTGGACGTCTACGACTCGCTGCTGGCCTTCGCGCCGCCCGCGATCGACCTGCTGCTGCCGCACGGCAACTGGACGGTGCCCCCGCCGGGGCTGCCCGCGCCGCCCGGCGACCCGGCGCCGTACGGCCGCTGGCTGACGGCGGTCTTCGACCGCTGGTGGGCGGCGGACCGCCGGGAGACCAGGGTGCGGCTCTTCGAGGAGTGCGTGGCGCTGCTGCTCGGCGTGCCCGCGGCCACCGAACGGCTCGGGCTGCAGCCCTTCACCGCGGTCGTGGTCGAGACCGACGGCAGCATCGAGCAGGTCGACTCGCTGAAGTCCGCCTACGAGGGCGCCGCCGCGACCGGCCTCGACGTCTTCCGCCACAGCTTCGACCAGGTGCTCGCCCACCCGGGCGTCGCCGCCCGCCAGGCGGGCCTGGCCGCGCTCGGCGCCGAGTGCCGGGCCTGCCCGCTGGTCACCGTGTGCGGCGGCGGCCACTACGCCCACCGCTACCTGGCGGGTTCCGGCTTCCGCAACCGGTCCGTCTACTGCGCCGACCTGGCCCACCTGATCCGCCATATCGGCGCCCGGCTCGCGGCCGCGGCCGGCGCCGGCGTCCCCGCGGCCGCGGAGACGGTCCGGTGA
- the fxsA gene encoding FxSxx-COOH cyclophane-containing RiPP peptide — MEAEARGGALDVLELDLESLRTVEHPVLAALVSDLRERVAAPGGEALWGFDNSM, encoded by the coding sequence ATGGAAGCAGAGGCGCGCGGTGGCGCGTTGGATGTACTGGAGCTCGACCTGGAGTCCCTGCGGACGGTCGAGCACCCGGTGCTCGCGGCGCTGGTCAGCGACCTGCGCGAACGCGTCGCCGCTCCCGGCGGCGAGGCGCTGTGGGGCTTCGACAACTCGATGTAG
- a CDS encoding DUF4097 family beta strand repeat-containing protein — MERTVTEPGTFEFEDAIDTLCVRIVGGAVNVVGIEEGPARMEVTELEGPPLIVQREGSSLTVAYEDLSWKGLLKWHDRHGWRRRAVISLAVPQHTSVEVGVVGAGAVISGISGSTLVQGVNGDTTLVGLTGPVKANTVAGNVEAQSVSGDLRVHTVSGDLTVVEGSGSEVTADSVSGSMVLDLDPAGGADVRLTTVSGEIAIRIPEQGDAEVDANTTSGRVSCAFDELQVTGPWGAKRITGRLGSGGARLRATTVSGAIALLRRPPMEDAPSFRKDI; from the coding sequence ATGGAACGGACCGTCACGGAACCCGGGACGTTCGAGTTCGAGGACGCCATAGACACGCTCTGCGTGCGGATCGTCGGTGGCGCCGTCAACGTGGTGGGGATCGAGGAGGGGCCGGCCCGGATGGAGGTCACCGAGCTCGAAGGCCCGCCGCTCATCGTGCAGCGGGAGGGCTCGTCGCTGACCGTCGCGTACGAGGACCTGAGCTGGAAGGGCCTGCTGAAGTGGCACGACCGCCACGGCTGGCGGCGCCGGGCGGTGATCTCGCTCGCCGTGCCGCAGCACACCTCGGTCGAGGTGGGAGTGGTCGGCGCCGGCGCGGTGATCTCCGGGATCAGCGGCAGCACCCTGGTGCAGGGCGTGAACGGCGACACCACGCTGGTCGGCCTGACCGGGCCGGTGAAGGCCAACACCGTCGCGGGCAACGTCGAGGCCCAGTCCGTCTCCGGCGACCTGCGCGTCCACACCGTCTCCGGTGACCTCACCGTGGTGGAGGGCAGCGGCTCGGAGGTGACCGCCGACTCGGTCAGCGGCAGCATGGTGCTCGACCTGGACCCCGCGGGCGGCGCCGACGTCCGGCTGACCACCGTCTCCGGCGAGATCGCCATCCGCATCCCCGAGCAGGGCGACGCCGAGGTCGACGCGAACACCACCAGCGGCCGCGTCTCGTGCGCCTTCGACGAGTTGCAGGTGACCGGCCCGTGGGGAGCCAAGCGGATCACCGGCCGGCTGGGCTCGGGCGGCGCCCGGCTCAGGGCCACCACCGTCTCCGGCGCGATCGCCCTGCTCCGCAGGCCACCGATGGAGGACGCGCCCTCCTTCAGGAAGGACATCTGA
- a CDS encoding zinc-binding dehydrogenase gives MFAVYAARMDAEQPLSGLELGERPEPGKREGWSTVAVRAASLNHHDLWSLRGVGLGQESLPMILGCDAAGVDEDGNEVVLHSVIGQTGHGVGPRERRSLLTEKYQGTLAERVTVPTWNVLPKPAALSFEEAACLPTAWLTAYRMLFTNAGVRPGDAVLVQGAGGGVATAAIVLAKAAGLRVYATSRDAGKRQRALELGAHAVLEPGGRLPERVDAVIETVGAATWSHSVKSLRPGGTLVISGATSGPNPPATGLNRIFFLELRVVGSTMGTKDELEDLLGFCAATGVRPVIDTVLPMDRAREGFERLERGEVFGKIVLTNG, from the coding sequence ATGTTCGCCGTATACGCCGCACGTATGGACGCAGAGCAGCCGCTGAGCGGGCTTGAGCTGGGGGAGCGCCCCGAGCCGGGGAAGCGGGAGGGCTGGAGCACCGTCGCGGTCAGGGCCGCCTCGCTCAACCACCACGACCTGTGGTCGCTGCGCGGGGTCGGGCTCGGGCAGGAGAGCCTGCCGATGATCCTCGGCTGTGACGCCGCCGGGGTCGACGAGGACGGCAACGAGGTGGTGCTGCACTCGGTGATCGGCCAGACCGGACACGGGGTCGGCCCGCGCGAGCGCCGCTCGCTGCTCACCGAGAAGTACCAGGGCACGCTGGCCGAGCGGGTCACCGTGCCGACCTGGAACGTGCTGCCCAAGCCGGCCGCGCTGAGCTTCGAGGAGGCCGCCTGCCTGCCGACCGCGTGGCTGACGGCGTACCGCATGCTCTTCACCAACGCCGGTGTACGCCCCGGCGACGCGGTCCTGGTGCAGGGGGCCGGCGGCGGGGTCGCCACCGCGGCGATCGTGCTGGCCAAGGCGGCCGGGCTGCGGGTCTACGCCACCAGCCGGGACGCCGGCAAGCGGCAGCGGGCGCTGGAACTGGGCGCGCACGCCGTCCTGGAGCCCGGCGGGCGGCTGCCCGAGCGGGTCGACGCGGTCATCGAGACGGTGGGCGCCGCCACCTGGTCGCACTCCGTCAAGTCGCTGCGGCCCGGCGGCACCCTGGTCATCTCCGGTGCCACCAGCGGCCCCAACCCGCCCGCCACCGGGCTGAACCGGATCTTCTTCCTCGAACTGCGGGTCGTCGGCTCGACGATGGGCACCAAGGACGAGCTGGAGGACCTGCTCGGTTTCTGCGCGGCCACCGGCGTACGCCCGGTCATCGACACCGTCCTGCCGATGGACCGGGCGCGCGAGGGGTTCGAACGGCTGGAGCGCGGCGAGGTGTTCGGCAAGATCGTGCTCACCAACGGCTGA
- a CDS encoding SAV_2336 N-terminal domain-related protein, whose amino-acid sequence MDAEPNRGAGQPAEPPAEDATGGRPLPDPLAELVGRLTGAGLEPGTGELADALWLARWSVPTVPEPVPAEREQGPAPGSGGGPGGAPGDLPQVPADGTDGRGRSLVPPERDEGGMLDLYPGVAEPGRVPPGPAGLTVAVPEATALPRLLELQSALRPLQRYRSPARPLRETLDESATAERSALAGGLLLPVFRPVGRGNATMQLLMDASSSMYVWERMLRELGGVFERLGAFHEVQIRHLHATPDGAPAVSSRFDPEPSALRSADQLIDPTGRRVTLLVSDCAGPLWRSGQAHRLLHRLAGHGPVAVLQPLPARLWSRTRLPVSYGVLHRAEGPLPAAPLRFSAGTGGFTVPPAGDALPVPVLPPTAQALGAWARLLAGIGAGEVPAAVGWVRSDQPVSPGRPRRATVPPTALVGRFRSAASPAAAQLAVYLSAAPLFLPVMQLVQRTMLPDSGPAELAEVLLSGLVVKADDDDHRWYEFAPGVRDVLLGPLGLDEARLVLKHCSEYVEQRFGRSGPNFPALAITQLTDGPSDAVSDAAVASAARDTARAERAAIGVDSQQPFAEVAARVLERFVPLAGSGAARDGGAHPGAVGGTSSVVLRARELVARFRDEGMVQNLMEAVQLLRRAAAEEFRHGTDPELWSELAEQLIRLWRLRGGPGLLREAQDAAETAAAHPGSVKARAVRAGVLRASADDRAAVGDTRAALDLLRRADRELTAVCASPGLERHELLAATLERVEILEDQWLISGDAVLLEETVGSLEAFADSWPPTEDRPSQLALAHGRALLRLAGAAVDREREQVCAEQAATSFAAGLDALEREDAGPEQLVAAILALVDALLVAGGRLAEAQRLVDRALGESRDRLLRASILTRSGRIRVARHAEGGPPGELEAAAGRFAEACRLTPRDRPEYSNLVAEWGAALLDRAALPGGELFVNRAVLVLRDCRMETPADDPRLPARLLMLGRALVLRYTAEGDLVDLREAEHVLLRALQPAVEPGQIARISYELGEVHRLGYGHTRRTERLDLAAEAYRRAADAADTAATRAFDPHPMVRLAAQAHHWRGVVYVFARRPRAAADAYRAALAGWRQLPDEGGEAGRRTAERLAALTSP is encoded by the coding sequence GTGGACGCCGAGCCGAACCGCGGAGCCGGGCAGCCGGCCGAGCCGCCCGCCGAGGACGCCACCGGTGGGCGGCCCCTGCCCGACCCGCTGGCCGAACTCGTCGGCAGGCTGACCGGTGCCGGGCTCGAACCCGGCACCGGTGAACTGGCCGACGCGCTCTGGCTGGCCCGCTGGTCGGTGCCGACCGTGCCGGAACCGGTACCGGCCGAGCGCGAGCAGGGACCCGCCCCCGGCAGCGGCGGCGGCCCCGGCGGCGCCCCGGGCGACCTGCCGCAGGTCCCCGCGGACGGCACCGACGGGCGGGGCAGGAGCCTGGTCCCGCCCGAGCGGGACGAGGGCGGCATGCTCGACCTCTACCCCGGGGTGGCCGAGCCCGGCCGCGTCCCGCCGGGGCCGGCCGGCCTGACGGTGGCCGTCCCCGAGGCCACCGCGCTGCCCCGGCTGCTCGAACTCCAGTCGGCTCTGCGGCCGTTGCAGCGCTACCGCAGCCCCGCCCGGCCGCTGCGGGAGACCCTGGACGAATCCGCCACCGCGGAACGCTCCGCGCTGGCCGGCGGGTTGCTGCTGCCGGTCTTCCGGCCGGTCGGCCGCGGCAACGCCACCATGCAGCTGCTGATGGACGCCTCGTCGTCGATGTACGTGTGGGAGCGGATGCTGCGCGAGCTCGGCGGCGTCTTCGAACGCCTCGGCGCCTTCCACGAGGTGCAGATCCGCCATCTGCACGCCACCCCCGACGGCGCTCCCGCCGTCAGTAGCCGCTTCGACCCCGAGCCGTCCGCGCTGCGCTCCGCCGACCAGCTGATCGACCCCACGGGCCGCCGGGTCACGTTGCTGGTCAGCGACTGCGCCGGGCCGCTGTGGCGCTCTGGACAGGCACACCGGCTGCTGCACCGGCTGGCCGGCCACGGCCCGGTGGCCGTACTCCAGCCGCTGCCCGCCCGCCTGTGGTCGCGGACCCGGCTGCCGGTCTCCTACGGCGTGCTGCACCGCGCGGAGGGTCCGCTCCCCGCCGCGCCGCTGCGCTTCTCGGCCGGCACCGGCGGCTTCACCGTGCCGCCCGCGGGCGACGCCCTGCCGGTGCCCGTACTCCCGCCCACCGCGCAGGCGTTGGGCGCCTGGGCGCGGCTGCTGGCCGGGATAGGGGCCGGCGAGGTGCCCGCGGCGGTCGGCTGGGTGCGCTCCGACCAGCCGGTGAGCCCCGGCCGGCCGCGCCGCGCGACCGTACCGCCCACCGCCCTGGTCGGCCGCTTCCGCTCCGCCGCGTCCCCGGCCGCGGCCCAGCTGGCGGTCTACCTGTCCGCCGCGCCGCTGTTCCTGCCGGTCATGCAGCTCGTCCAGCGCACCATGCTGCCCGACTCCGGGCCGGCCGAACTGGCCGAAGTGCTGCTCAGCGGGCTGGTGGTGAAGGCCGACGACGACGACCACCGGTGGTACGAGTTCGCGCCCGGCGTCCGCGACGTCCTGCTCGGGCCGCTCGGCCTCGACGAGGCGCGGCTGGTGCTCAAGCACTGCTCGGAATACGTCGAGCAGCGCTTCGGCCGCAGCGGCCCCAACTTCCCCGCCCTGGCCATCACCCAGCTCACCGACGGGCCCAGCGACGCCGTCTCCGACGCCGCGGTGGCCTCGGCCGCCAGGGACACCGCCCGCGCCGAACGCGCGGCCATCGGCGTCGACTCCCAGCAGCCCTTCGCCGAAGTCGCCGCCCGCGTCCTGGAGCGCTTCGTGCCACTGGCCGGCAGCGGCGCCGCCCGCGACGGCGGCGCGCACCCCGGCGCCGTCGGCGGCACCTCCTCCGTCGTCCTGCGGGCACGGGAACTCGTCGCCAGGTTCCGCGACGAGGGCATGGTGCAGAATCTGATGGAGGCCGTCCAGCTGCTGCGCCGGGCCGCCGCCGAGGAGTTCAGGCACGGCACCGACCCGGAGCTGTGGAGCGAACTCGCCGAACAGCTCATACGGCTGTGGCGGCTGCGCGGCGGCCCCGGCCTGCTGCGCGAGGCGCAGGACGCCGCCGAGACCGCCGCCGCCCACCCCGGTTCGGTCAAGGCCCGCGCGGTCAGAGCCGGCGTGCTGCGCGCCTCCGCCGACGACCGTGCCGCGGTCGGCGACACCCGCGCCGCGCTGGACCTGCTGCGCCGCGCCGACCGCGAACTCACCGCCGTCTGCGCGTCCCCCGGCCTGGAACGCCACGAACTGCTCGCAGCCACCCTGGAACGCGTCGAGATCCTGGAGGACCAGTGGCTCATCAGCGGTGACGCGGTGCTGCTCGAAGAGACCGTCGGCTCCCTCGAAGCCTTCGCCGACTCCTGGCCGCCCACCGAGGACCGCCCCAGCCAACTCGCCCTCGCCCACGGCCGCGCGCTGCTCAGACTCGCCGGCGCCGCCGTCGACCGGGAGCGCGAACAGGTCTGCGCCGAACAGGCCGCGACCTCCTTCGCCGCCGGGCTGGACGCGCTGGAGCGCGAGGACGCCGGCCCCGAACAGCTCGTCGCCGCGATCCTCGCCCTGGTCGACGCGCTGCTGGTGGCGGGCGGCCGGCTGGCCGAGGCACAGCGGCTGGTGGACCGGGCGCTCGGCGAGAGCCGCGACCGGCTGCTGCGCGCCTCCATCCTCACCCGCTCGGGCCGGATCAGGGTCGCCCGGCACGCGGAGGGCGGCCCGCCCGGCGAACTCGAAGCCGCGGCAGGGCGGTTCGCCGAAGCCTGCCGGCTCACCCCGCGCGACCGCCCCGAGTACAGCAACCTGGTCGCCGAATGGGGCGCCGCCCTGCTGGACCGAGCCGCGCTCCCCGGCGGCGAACTGTTCGTCAACCGGGCCGTCCTGGTGCTGCGCGACTGCCGGATGGAGACCCCCGCCGACGACCCGCGACTGCCCGCCCGGCTGCTGATGCTCGGCCGGGCACTCGTGCTGCGCTACACCGCGGAAGGCGACCTGGTCGACCTGCGCGAGGCCGAGCACGTGCTGCTGCGCGCCCTGCAACCCGCGGTCGAGCCCGGGCAGATCGCCCGGATCTCCTACGAACTCGGCGAGGTGCACCGGCTCGGCTACGGCCACACCCGGCGCACCGAACGCCTCGACCTCGCCGCCGAGGCCTACCGGCGCGCCGCGGACGCCGCGGACACCGCGGCGACCCGGGCCTTCGACCCGCACCCCATGGTGCGGCTCGCCGCACAGGCGCATCATTGGCGTGGCGTGGTCTACGTGTTCGCCCGCCGCCCGCGGGCCGCGGCCGACGCGTATCGCGCCGCGCTGGCCGGCTGGCGCCAACTCCCGGACGAGGGCGGCGAAGCAGGCCGCAGAACCGCTGAGCGCCTGGCCGCGCTCACTTCACCCTGA
- a CDS encoding AAA family ATPase: protein MTETGPSGDWLIYRGTGEPHTRIDGLPEPPPWRDFDGGPLVAPGPGPDSSSARRLGAYRHMAEMHRPSPEELEMVNAALYLRRPLLVTGSPGAGKSTLAHAVAYELGLGRVLHWPIVSRSALQDGLYRYDAIARLQDNQIAAHSGTAPPGGIGSYIRLGPLGTALLPTAKPRVLLIDELDKSDIDLPNDLLNVMEEGEYGIPELERLAEREPQVDVLTDDGAKVTVGEGRVRCRAFPFVILTSNGERDFPAPLLRRCIHLELDRPDHHRLSTVVRAHLGDEAATVGEDLVTRFLDRSRTELLATDQLLNAIYLTHHAAPPTRSRLADMLIQRLDRPR from the coding sequence ATGACCGAGACCGGCCCGTCCGGCGACTGGCTCATCTACCGCGGCACCGGGGAACCCCACACCCGAATCGACGGGCTGCCGGAGCCGCCGCCCTGGCGCGACTTCGACGGCGGGCCGCTGGTCGCGCCCGGCCCCGGCCCGGACAGCTCCTCGGCCCGCAGGCTCGGCGCCTACCGGCACATGGCCGAAATGCACCGCCCCAGCCCGGAGGAGCTGGAGATGGTCAACGCGGCGCTGTATCTGCGCCGCCCCCTGCTGGTCACCGGCAGCCCCGGCGCGGGCAAGAGCACCCTCGCGCACGCGGTGGCGTACGAACTGGGCCTGGGCAGGGTCCTGCACTGGCCGATCGTCAGCCGCAGCGCCCTGCAGGACGGGCTCTACCGCTACGACGCCATCGCCCGCCTCCAGGACAACCAGATCGCCGCCCACTCCGGCACCGCGCCGCCCGGCGGCATCGGCAGCTACATCCGGCTCGGCCCGCTCGGCACCGCGCTGCTGCCCACCGCCAAACCCCGGGTGCTGCTGATCGACGAGCTGGACAAGAGCGACATCGACCTGCCCAACGACCTGCTGAACGTGATGGAGGAAGGCGAGTACGGCATCCCCGAACTCGAACGCCTCGCGGAACGCGAGCCGCAGGTCGACGTGCTCACCGACGACGGGGCGAAGGTCACCGTCGGCGAGGGCCGGGTCCGCTGCCGCGCCTTCCCCTTCGTGATCCTCACCAGCAACGGTGAGCGCGACTTCCCCGCGCCGCTGCTGCGCCGCTGTATCCACCTGGAGCTGGACCGCCCCGACCACCACCGGCTGTCCACCGTCGTGCGCGCCCACCTCGGCGACGAGGCGGCCACCGTCGGCGAGGACCTGGTGACCCGCTTCCTCGACCGCTCCCGCACCGAACTGCTGGCCACCGACCAGCTGCTGAACGCGATCTACCTCACCCACCACGCGGCGCCGCCCACCCGTTCCCGACTGGCGGACATGCTCATCCAGCGGCTCGACCGGCCCAGGTGA
- a CDS encoding DUF6104 family protein — protein sequence MYFTDRGIEELADRRGEEEVTLEWLADRLREFVDLNPEFEIPVERLATWLARLDDEDDDG from the coding sequence TTGTACTTCACCGACCGCGGCATCGAGGAGCTCGCCGACCGGCGCGGAGAGGAGGAGGTCACGCTGGAATGGCTAGCGGACCGGCTCCGCGAATTCGTCGACCTCAACCCGGAGTTCGAGATCCCGGTCGAGCGCCTCGCCACCTGGCTGGCGCGCCTGGACGACGAGGACGACGACGGCTGA
- a CDS encoding PadR family transcriptional regulator, with product MAPVFAHGRLRLYLLKLLDESPRHGYEVIRLLEERFQGLYAPSAGTVYPRLAKLEKEGLVTHSTEGGRKIYALTDEGRAELAARSEEIAGLEAEIRASVSTLAAEIREDVRGAVGDLRREVRAAAQQARAQGGDGGQEFREAKQQWKEQAQRAKEESRRAKEEAKAARRQAKAAKDAMDSARDEVQRIARQVQEQVQSHARGGDWQAGLREGLAELTRELGQFGKPAPGARQPGPFSPPTTDRTPPYQGGDEAAAGEPDDAPPSVDPARDLERLLDRFRDDIRDTARDLGLDDGQLREVRRHLSAAAAHITATLHTGRKRP from the coding sequence ATGGCGCCCGTCTTCGCGCACGGCCGGCTGCGGCTGTATCTGCTCAAGCTGCTCGACGAGTCGCCGCGGCACGGCTACGAGGTGATCCGGCTGCTGGAGGAGCGTTTCCAGGGGCTGTACGCGCCCTCGGCCGGCACCGTCTACCCGCGGCTGGCGAAACTGGAGAAGGAGGGCCTGGTCACCCACTCCACCGAGGGCGGCCGGAAGATCTACGCCCTCACCGACGAGGGCCGCGCCGAACTGGCGGCACGCTCCGAGGAGATCGCCGGGCTCGAAGCGGAGATCCGCGCGTCGGTCTCGACGCTGGCCGCCGAGATCCGCGAGGACGTCCGTGGCGCGGTGGGCGATCTGCGCCGGGAGGTACGCGCGGCGGCGCAGCAGGCGCGGGCCCAGGGCGGCGACGGCGGGCAGGAGTTCCGGGAGGCCAAGCAGCAGTGGAAGGAGCAGGCCCAGCGCGCCAAGGAGGAGAGCCGCAGGGCCAAGGAGGAGGCGAAGGCCGCGCGCCGGCAGGCGAAAGCGGCCAAGGACGCGATGGACAGCGCCAGGGACGAGGTGCAGCGGATCGCCCGGCAGGTGCAGGAGCAGGTCCAGTCGCACGCGCGCGGCGGCGACTGGCAGGCGGGCCTGCGCGAGGGGCTGGCGGAACTGACCAGGGAGCTGGGCCAGTTCGGCAAGCCGGCACCAGGCGCTCGGCAGCCGGGGCCCTTCTCTCCGCCCACGACCGACCGGACGCCGCCGTATCAGGGCGGCGACGAGGCGGCGGCCGGGGAGCCGGACGACGCCCCACCGTCCGTGGACCCGGCGCGCGACCTGGAGCGGCTGCTCGACCGCTTCCGGGACGACATCCGCGACACGGCCCGCGATCTGGGCCTGGACGACGGCCAGTTGCGCGAGGTCCGGCGCCATCTGTCGGCGGCGGCCGCGCACATCACGGCCACCCTGCACACCGGGAGGAAGCGGCCCTGA